From Bacillota bacterium, one genomic window encodes:
- a CDS encoding ribonuclease III: MKNTIEKLINNLSDFEEIIKYSFKNKENLILALTHSSFANENKQLKLMSNERLEFLGDAVLNIIISERIYLKHKELNEGEMTKTRSIIVCEASLVKCANKINISKYLLLGKGEELTGGRSRPSILSDAFEALIGAIYVDGGIKSTRKFINNTMKQVIEDAIKGEDYLDYKTQFQEIIQSSGEKRISYEVLDEKGPDHDKTFITQVKIEDKVMGMGKGKSKKEAEQNAAKDALTRLGLGG, from the coding sequence ATGAAGAATACAATTGAAAAACTGATTAATAATTTGTCGGATTTTGAAGAGATAATAAAATATTCGTTTAAAAACAAAGAGAATTTAATACTTGCGTTGACACACAGTTCATTTGCTAATGAGAACAAGCAATTGAAGTTAATGAGTAATGAACGCCTGGAATTTTTGGGAGATGCAGTCCTTAATATTATTATCAGTGAAAGGATTTATTTAAAACACAAGGAACTAAATGAGGGGGAAATGACGAAAACACGCTCTATAATTGTTTGTGAAGCGTCTCTTGTAAAATGTGCAAATAAGATTAATATATCAAAATATTTGCTCCTGGGAAAAGGAGAAGAGTTAACAGGAGGAAGGTCCAGGCCTTCCATCCTTTCAGATGCTTTCGAAGCTTTAATCGGGGCAATTTATGTAGATGGGGGCATAAAAAGCACAAGGAAATTTATTAATAACACTATGAAACAGGTAATTGAAGATGCTATAAAAGGGGAAGACTATCTGGATTATAAAACACAATTCCAGGAAATTATACAGAGTAGCGGAGAAAAAAGAATTTCATATGAAGTGCTGGACGAAAAAGGTCCGGACCACGACAAGACATTTATCACACAAGTAAAAATTGAAGACAAAGTTATGGGTATGGGAAAAGGAAAAAGTAAAAAAGAAGCGGAACAAAATGCGGCAAAAGATGCATTAACAAGGTTGGGATTAGGTGGTTGA
- the fabF gene encoding beta-ketoacyl-ACP synthase II encodes MKKRVVVTGMGIVHSLGLNIHDFWKSIKEGKCGIDIVTKFDVSNFSTKVAAEIKNFDPNNFIDRKESKRMDRYTQFAMVATKMAMEEAQLVTAQINKERMGVIIGSGIGGIETLEEQHKTLIERGPGRISPFFIPMMIANMASGRIAIQFGAKGFNECVVTACATGTNSIGDAFKVIQRGDADIMITGGTEAPITPLSFAGFCSMKAMSSNSDPRIASRPFDLERDGFVMGEGAGILVLEEFEHAVKRGANILGEIVGYGCNCDAYDIVQPAPEGEGAARCMKLAIQDAGISVEDIGYINAHGTSTYYNDKYETMAIKSVFGEHAKKLAVSSTKSMTGHLLGAAGAIEAIITILALKEGFLPPTINYKTPDPECDLDYVPNEGRTSNIEYALSNSLGFGGHNATLVFKKYRGA; translated from the coding sequence ATGAAGAAGCGTGTGGTTGTAACAGGAATGGGAATTGTGCATTCTTTAGGACTAAATATACATGATTTTTGGAAATCAATTAAAGAAGGAAAATGTGGTATAGATATTGTTACAAAATTTGATGTTTCAAACTTTTCAACAAAGGTTGCAGCGGAAATTAAGAATTTTGATCCAAATAATTTTATTGATAGAAAAGAATCTAAAAGAATGGATAGATATACCCAGTTTGCCATGGTAGCAACAAAAATGGCTATGGAGGAAGCTCAGTTGGTTACAGCTCAAATAAATAAAGAACGTATGGGAGTTATTATCGGTTCCGGCATTGGTGGAATAGAAACCCTGGAAGAACAGCACAAGACTCTTATTGAAAGAGGGCCTGGAAGAATAAGTCCTTTTTTCATACCGATGATGATTGCCAATATGGCATCGGGGCGTATTGCAATACAGTTTGGAGCCAAAGGCTTTAATGAGTGTGTAGTTACAGCTTGCGCTACAGGGACTAATTCCATAGGAGATGCTTTTAAAGTAATACAACGGGGAGATGCGGATATTATGATAACAGGAGGAACTGAAGCACCAATTACTCCTCTTTCTTTTGCAGGTTTTTGCTCAATGAAAGCCATGTCTTCCAATAGCGATCCTAGAATAGCGTCAAGGCCTTTTGATCTTGAAAGGGATGGCTTTGTTATGGGCGAAGGAGCAGGTATTCTTGTACTCGAGGAGTTTGAGCACGCAGTTAAAAGGGGTGCAAACATACTTGGCGAAATAGTAGGATATGGGTGTAACTGCGATGCATATGACATTGTGCAACCTGCGCCTGAAGGTGAAGGCGCTGCAAGATGCATGAAACTGGCAATTCAAGATGCAGGGATTAGCGTTGAAGATATTGGGTATATTAACGCCCACGGTACATCTACCTATTACAATGATAAATATGAAACAATGGCTATAAAATCCGTTTTTGGAGAACATGCAAAAAAACTTGCCGTAAGCTCAACCAAATCAATGACAGGACACCTTTTGGGTGCCGCTGGAGCAATAGAAGCAATAATAACAATTCTTGCATTGAAGGAGGGTTTTTTGCCTCCAACAATTAATTACAAAACTCCTGATCCGGAATGTGACCTTGATTATGTACCTAATGAAGGAAGAACCTCAAATATTGAGTATGCTTTGTCTAATTCGTTAGGCTTTGGTGGACATAATGCCACTCTTGTATTCAAGAAATATAGAGGTGCATAG